The Periophthalmus magnuspinnatus isolate fPerMag1 chromosome 19, fPerMag1.2.pri, whole genome shotgun sequence region aacataacaaagtaaaagtattaaagtactgtgtttaaatatacattttaagtatctgtgCTGTACTCAAGTCAGTTTTACACTTTACTTTTACGCTTCAGTCCAGCTCAATAATGTagtggaaagtacagatactgctctcaaatgtagtgaagtaaaagtatttattattggTTGAGACCTGCTGAGCAGGCTCAGGGTTtatttaacacgttcagaatttgagcaaataaaaacggctagaaaaaaaaaattcagtttctgttgaacaaaactttAGCACAAATctttcaaaatcactacatttgaagttttattacatctcaatctgcaaaaatacttttactttttaactctAAGTAAatggatactttaatactttagctcgagtaggtttttttttttttcatgtggtacttttaagtaaaagtacagatactggagcaaaaaaaacaaaactcaaaatcgagtacttcttccactgcaAAAGGCCAAAACCAGAGAGAATGTGGATGGTTTTGAAAGCTTCATTTATTTGTGATGGTCCATTATCTGGTAAATTTATCCAGCCACATCTGCAGATCCATTAACCTttgatcatttaaaataaaatataacagtgTATCATTTGAGTGgtgaaagtcctcaaaatgtctcctatcaggaggctggggacatgttTGTCCTTCTGTTTGTGCCTTGGGAAAACATTTGATAAGATCAGACGGTTACCCAGAAACCCTCAGGTAAATCCGGGTCTAGACGGACTGGAGGCGTGTCCGGACACTCCCGGTGTGGAGCCGGTCACACGGGACACTAGAGCCCGCTTCAGGccgcttcagtctgcttcaggcCGCTTCAGCccgcttcagtctgcttcaggccgcttcagtctgcttcaggcCGCTTCAGCCCACTTCAGTCCGCTTCTGTCTGCTTCAGGCCGCTTTAAGCAGCGCTGGACGTGATGAGATTAACGTGGAGCTGAGCCAGAGAGACGCACGTGGCGACGGGACGTGCCTCACAGTGACAGGTGGATGTGGGTTTAAGGGAATTTCTTGGACATTTTTCCAAGAAGGTGTGTAATTTATAAAAATAGAATAGTCTTAATCCTTGTTCCTTGTTGGAAAAATGTGCTAGTGTTTCAtacaaactatttttatttttttatacctCCATAAAATTGCcagattcacatttttaaaagactataatttttatttttgccctGAGGATTCTCATTGACATTGATCCAGACattaacataaataaactttttaGATGTTCATGACCAACACATAAAACATGTACCACATATTTGAGCTGTGATAATTCAATCATGTGGTTCATCTGTGACAGTGTGTGGGTAGATTGAAtgtcacatgttttgtttttgcatgaagtTTGTTGATTTTCTCCATAGACTAGATGATAACATGCATGTTTGACAATCCCCTTTTATTAAACGccttcattttttcttttatgttttcctgttgaaaactactgcaaatatgtaaaattatttttttcccactaAATGACATTTTCCATGAGCTCTTAAATCCACAGCTCTGTTATTGCCATATACTGGTGTAAAGGAGTTTGTTTCTGAacagagtttgttttgttaaactGCACACACTGAGGTCGACCGTAGACTTCCATCATAAATGCACAGTTTTCTCTCCGTGTTTTCCTTTAATGCTCTTTGCACTAACAGTCTcagatgtaaagctctttgcaCTAATTCACAGCAGCAACAGTCTCAGATTCAGGGAAATGTGAGATTTAAATCTGTTTCCAAACACATATTTCCTCGCGCCTCATCCTCACACGAATCATTCTGAATTTTATGTCCAGTAATAAGTTTAAAAGGTTTaatcaaaacatttcatttgtttaatattttaccATAAGCAAACATAACTGTAGTATAATTGATTGACACTGACCAGACACCAATCACAAGACGTATTTCAGAGCTAACCCCGCCCCTTTTGCcaaactgtccaatcagagtgaGCGGAGTGTGCGCGAGCTCAGCGCAGAGACTCAGGTAACGGAATGAATCTGAGCGGATTATGCCCCGAAAAAACCTCTTTAAAACCTGAATAAACTCGACCAAACTCCAAAGATGGACGCGAGCTTCGTGTTAGCCGCTGTTATCTTCACTTTATTGGCCATTGTGGTCGCTACGTCGATGTTTACGGGCACTTCGCCGTCCTCGGACTACGGGCGGAGAGCGGCGGGCAGAGTGACCGAGGAGGAGAGCGCCTCCCCGGGCAAACACAACGGACACGGCCCCTGCTCTGCCCCGGAGCCTCAGCCCAGGAAAACCGCGGAGTTTGACTGGACTGAGATGAGCGGCAGCTCGCACGATCACTGGGACGTGGTCAAAAACGTGCAGTCGGTGAGTAAAACGTGCAGATGGACACTAGTGACGTCATCAGCGTCATAATCCGACTCAATCAGGCGCTGtctgcacaaaaacagaaacaagtgCTGTctgcaaagaaataaaacaataaaatgaaataaaaaaagagctgtcagcaaaaaaaataaaattatatatataatgaaataaaaaaattgctgtctacaaaaaaaagtaatttaaaaaagtgatatttgcaaaaaataaagtgtctgcaaaaactaaaatcaaattaaaaagtgctgtctgaaaaataaatacataaaataataataatgaaaataaagtgctttctgaaaaataaaacgaataaaataaaaaagtgctgTCTGTAAATATCAGAGCCAATGCTGTAAAATTTCTAGCCACAAACCCAAATTTGTTGTATTTCAGTCCCTTTTATCGTCTTCCCTTCAAGCTCTTTTTACTAAAAtcgaaatataaaatgtaatgtgttAATTTTTCTCCATTTGTTCAACACATAATTCCCTATGAATGTGAATTTAAGAACTTAAgcctcttatttatttattttatttatttaaaggacaatgtgcagttacattaaaaagatggctgcaccagatttagcataatgctcctttccatctgtagtcttgaccattatatatttgaaaaaaaaaaaaaattggacgagcagcaaaacgtcttcacttttacaactttctgtccagttgacagatttaactttggcgtTTACGATTGCTTTGATAAAAAAGTCTGTAGCTCCTAACTTGATTCATTATGGCAGCgacaataaaaatgataaaatattgaCTAAATCtcattgtttatatatattttaatatagtaATTCTAATCTAAATAAACATATAGTGTTTATAAATGCtctaaaggtacagtgtgtaattttgattttgattccatggaaacaaagtaaaaaataaaacatctaaaatgattaaacatgtttttattatagtctGTTTTTTGCATACAGTaatttaaaaatgctaaaatgtttACTAGTCTTAAACAGTTTGGAGGTAACATCTGATTTTATAATTTAGAGCAAAACAATGTAATTTGACagactaaataataaatatttcaaaaattCTGGTATTTCTACTAATTTCTACCAAAACTTTGACTGaggatttgttttaatttgtggaTTAATGTTTGAATATTTCCTTCAAAAACGGTGGATAGGACTCACTATATGGCATTATCGTTTgccttattaaaacaaataaagaaactGCTTTAAATATGAATTTCCAGAACTAATGAAACGGTGTTAGATTCACAGTTTGGTCCATCGTCAGGTGAGTTTCACACTTTTGTCTCTCGGGTTTGTatcagacacagaggagccacagcAGCGACGTCTGTGGGTTTGAGTTGGACTGTTCTGCAGAGGGATTTATGTGATTTTGGACAGGtctatacataaatacataaataaataaataaatacaaaaataaatacataaataaatacaaaaataaataaatacataaataaataaataaatacaaaaataaataaataaatagtaccTTCAGCAAAAGTTTAATACACTTTGACTTTGATCGACAAGTGGTGTAGCGTCAGAATGTTGGAGGGTCCTGCATCATgacacaaggactaaaccaggactaaaccaggactagaccaggactaaaccaggactaaaccaggactagatcagggctaaaccaggactagaccaggactaaaccaggactaaaccaggactaaaccaggactagatcaggactagatcaggactagatcaggactagatcaggactagatcaggactaaaccaggactaaaccaggactaaaccaggactaaaccaggactagaccaggactagaccaggactagatcaggactagatcaggactaaaccaggactagatcaggactaaaccaggactagatcaggactaaaccagggctagaccaggactggatcaggactagaccaggactaaaccaggactagatcaggactaaaccagggctagaccaggactaaaccaggactaaaccaggactaaaccaggactagaccaggactagaccaggactagaccaggactggatcaggactaaaccaggactaaaccaggactagaccaggactggatcaggactagaccaggactaaaccaggactagatcaggactaaaccagggctagaccaggactaaaccaggactaaaccaggactaaaccaggactagaccaggactagaccaggactagaccaggactggatcaggactaaaccaggactaaaccaggactaaaccaggactagatcaggactaaaccagggctagaccaggactaaaccaggactaaaccaggactaaaccaggactaaaccaggactagatcaggactagttcagaactaaaccagggctagaccaggactaaaccaggactaaaccaggactaaaccaggactagatcaggactaaaccaggactagatcaggactagatcaggactaaaccaggactagatcaggactaaaccaggactaaaccaggactaaaccaaggctagaTCAGAACTAACTATTGAGACTATTTTTGAGTATTAAAATATTGTAACGTTTTAAACTGATCACAGCAGAGCGTCCCCTGTTTGTCAACAGAATCAATAAATTGTGAAtgagttgttttttggtttagtttgttAAATATAATGTGTTTCTAGAGCTGGTATTAGTTTAAAGTGAGATTCTTACCTGTTGTTCCGTGCGTgtccaggaggaggagcagctgagCACAGACCTGTCCAGAcctccctccagctcctcctctgggcGGGGCTCCTACATCAACCTCTCAGACTCAGAGCTCCTCAAATGTGCTTTCCCCTTATCACAGACAGAGGGCGCCACAGAGAGCACAGACCACAGAGGTAGGTTTAATATATGTGTGCCTgagcctcctctgcatcctctgtccctcctctgcatcctctgtccctcctctgcatcctctgaccctcctctggatcctctgaccctctcctctgcttcctctgaccctctcctctgcttcctctgaccctctcctctgtatcctctgaccctctcctcttcatcctctgaccctcctctgtatcctctgaccctctcctcttcatcctctgaccctcctctgcatcctctgaccctcctctgcatcctctgaccctcctcttcatcctctgatactctcctctccatcctctgaccctcctcttcatcctctgaccctcctcttcatcctctgaccctctcctcttcatcctctgaccctctcctcttcatcctctgaccctccccttcatcctcttcatcctctgaccccctcctcttcatcctctgaccctctcctctccatcctctgaccctctcctctccatcctctgaccctctcctcttcatcctctgaccctcctcttcatcctctgaccctctgatcCTGGTATAATTCCAGACAAAGTGGACTCAAACTCGAGCAGTTTCCGGTATCTTCCTGGGAAGTCTCGGTCTCATCATTtccagatgatgatgtccaaagacgagctggaggaggagcagaggtgagacCAGAACCACAGGTgtcagaaacacaaacacacgccgTTAAATCTCTAAACGGTTAAATCTCTAAACAGTTAAATCTCTAAACGGTTAAATCTCTAAACGGTTAAATCTCTAAACGGTTAAATCTCTAAACGGTTAAATCTCTAAACGGCCGTCCTCATGAGCAAATGCGACGCTTTGCTGGTCTCGttctcatggagatgttgttactTTGCCTTTGCTCTTCTTTATTATGTCATTATTAAACATGTATATCTTCTTATCcattttattcaattgcaggtgttttttatCACAAAACTGAGAGTGgttacttctccacagatctgacctgtaacatggttCTGTTGCTCACAGTGCAGCGGTTTAAAACTCTGATCCATCTCTGCCTCATTCGAGCGACTTCAGACAATATTAATCAGGGCGGAGTCGACTCAATAAGTTCTTGTTGGACTAAAGACGCGTGCCGCCGATCGATTTGGCGAACGagaagggggcgtggcaaaaacGGTTAAACTATTCGGTATCTGATCCAAACTACACTCACAAGacgacacctgcagggggagctcatgaacaaaacaactatttatgcagaaaaaagtgcaAGAAAACGATAGATTTATATAAAGACGGATTAAAAtcgtgagtttaatctgactttttacatataaataccaaatcttcagctcactcacGCCTCCTTTCTGCTGAAATCCTCGTCATCTAAATAAACGATTGATCGACTAACATAAAGTTTGTTCGACTAAAACTCCATCAACTCATTATTCAAAGGCCCACAGCCGTAAATATTACATCTGCACTGCGCTGAAAACCTCCACTTAAACCGCCTCTGCACCTCTACACTCTGTGGTAAAGCGCCGTCTCCAGAGGATTCCTGAGTGGAGTCATTACCCAGAATGCCCCGGGTCCTGAAAACATCCCGGGAGGCTGCTTAGGGAATGTGCAGACGAGTGTTCTGACATTTTTAACATCTCGCCGTAGCTCCATCCTGTTTTAAAACTGCATCACTGGACATGCTGGACCGACCTCAGGcagtttaaatttcatcttttatttcTGTGGTGCAGTATCCGAGTGCTTTTTTGTTTGGGATGTGCCGATCGAACACTGGCGCCGCTTCCGAATATCGGTTTAGTCGATTTCCAGGTCGGGAAACAAACGTAAAGAGATAATTTTCTGATCGTAGTCGGGCCTGAAAGTCTCaacgtttgaacttttattacacaaagttgttctgtcggtgaataacacattttaataacacatcagttttatcttttttttcagttttttatgtttatttcagtcTCTGTTCTGGTGTTATCGGCGGAGCTTTAGTACTGAAATATCGgatctgaaaaagctggattgctGTTTCTCTTTGTGCCCATGTTTTTGCTCTTAccctttttttgtttaaactcaGAAGGCGACTTTTCGACCGGCTCATTTGAAACTCTTAAAACCTTTTCCCCTGAGTAAATCCTCGTTGTTTTTTGTCTCTCGCAGAGTTCAGCGACAGCAGCTGGCGGCCATTTTCCAGCTCCTAAAGAACAATCAGGACACGTTTGGAGAAGTGTCACAGAACGACATGGACGAGCAGCTCAAACTCTACTCGATCTGATCTACACatggacaaaaaaacacacaaacgatACACGaagaatacacaaacacacaaactataTACAAAAAGGGATGGGATTAGGTCCACAGGAACGAGACGAGATGACATTTTGACACAATTTCTCATAAAAACTGCGATTCAGTTCTCAATTTCAGCCTcggtattttgtatttatttagtttttgtattttttctatcaTTCTAGCACTGCCTTTTGGAACTATAAAAGCGCAAACTCAAATACGTAACCCTTTTTTTTTGAGCAAACCAAATGTAAAAACGCACAGGAAACAAATCtcacgagatcttgtcccatccctaaaacacaaaaaaacaggaaccctttttaaacatttatactgaaaagaACCAAGAACTGCATTTTAAACAAGATGATtcaacattttcacatttcaaactaAAACTCGTTGTTGAATAATTGTTCAAAATCAGGAACGGGCCCCGTCAGTTTAATGACCTGTGTGGAAGTGTGTCCCCCGTAGAGTCCGACTGAGCCCAAACCGATAAACAAATCACCGATCGACGTCTCAAAAACTGAATCTGCATAAACGGTTTTggttttaaaggcgctgtacctgatttgactgtttttgaaaaCGTGAAGCGGTTTGCAGTTTTTCCTCACGTACCGTACACATTCAGAACGccctaattactcaccgtgatgagtttataagcgcttttccacGACTTATAGAAGCCGGAGCATGCTAACCTGCACTTCCTGCTTACTGGATGATAAAATACTTGACAATTAAGCGCTGcgtgtacaatatatctgtactggacacgttttactcaaatacatgtgaagacaatcaggtacagggcctttttttactacgactacgactactactactactgctacgactactactgctactgctacgactagtacgactactactactactattactgctactactactactactactgctactgctactacgactactactgctattgctacgactactgctactactactactactgctactacggctactgctatgactactgctactactactactattactactactgctactgctacaattactgctactactactgctgctgctactgctactgctacgactactactgctactgctacaactactgctactgctactactgctactgctactactactgc contains the following coding sequences:
- the LOC117386997 gene encoding uncharacterized protein LOC117386997 isoform X1 is translated as MDASFVLAAVIFTLLAIVVATSMFTGTSPSSDYGRRAAGRVTEEESASPGKHNGHGPCSAPEPQPRKTAEFDWTEMSGSSHDHWDVVKNVQSEEEQLSTDLSRPPSSSSSGRGSYINLSDSELLKCAFPLSQTEGATESTDHRDKVDSNSSSFRYLPGKSRSHHFQMMMSKDELEEEQRVQRQQLAAIFQLLKNNQDTFGEVSQNDMDEQLKLYSI
- the LOC117386997 gene encoding matrix-remodeling-associated protein 7-like isoform X2 — translated: MDASFVLAAVIFTLLAIVVATSMFTGTSPSSDYGRRAAGRVTEEESASPGKHNGHGPCSAPEPQPRKTAEFDWTEMSGSSHDHWDVVKNVQSEEEQLSTDLSRPPSSSSSGRGSYINLSDSELLKCAFPLSQTEGATESTDHRVDSNSSSFRYLPGKSRSHHFQMMMSKDELEEEQRVQRQQLAAIFQLLKNNQDTFGEVSQNDMDEQLKLYSI